A stretch of Rhododendron vialii isolate Sample 1 chromosome 4a, ASM3025357v1 DNA encodes these proteins:
- the LOC131323286 gene encoding stigma-specific STIG1-like protein 1, with translation MKVITLILIIAMTMALSIAVTIKSTMDEEEKPYFDPIESTTPTTSSSPDEPFPLQENARMPSKRVSRFLVEQSTAPARTYAYNVCQKNQINCVSVSTSGHTKNSTCCNLKCVHLQSDRRNCGLCGFVCPFPKVCCGGVCVNIATDVNHCGLCHNVCGQRLACLYSMCNYA, from the coding sequence ATGAAGGTGATAACCCTAATCCTCATCATAGCCATGACCATGGCACTATCCATCGCTGTCACCATCAAAAGCACCATGGACGAGGAAGAGAAACCGTATTTCGATCCGATCGAAAGTACTACTCCAACCACCTCCTCGTCGCCAGACGAGCCCTTCCCGTTGCAGGAAAACGCGAGGATGCCCTCGAAAAGGGTGAGTCGATTCCTAGTTGAACAGAGCACTGCTCCCGCGCGAACATACGCCTACAACGTGTGCCAGAAGAACCAGATTAATTGCGTTTCCGTAAGTACATCAGGGCATACCAAGAACTCCACGTGCTGCAACCTGAAGTGCGTGCACTTACAGTCCGACCGCAGAAACTGCGGTTTGTGCGGTTTCGTGTGCCCGTTCCCTAAAGTTTGCTGCGGGGGAGTGTGCGTGAACATAGCTACCGACGTGAACCATTGCGGGCTGTGCCACAATGTGTGTGGCCAGCGTCTGGCTTGCCTATATTCGATGTGTAATTACGCTtga